One stretch of Corallococcus soli DNA includes these proteins:
- a CDS encoding cation:proton antiporter domain-containing protein produces MHDAHAFLQALATVLCVAAVTTVLFQRLRQPVVLGYILAGFIIGPHVPIPLVADPNIVTTLSELGVILLMFSLGLEFSLRRLFQVGPTAGLTAVIQCSVMVWLGFIVGRAFGWTMLESLFTGCCIAISSTTIIAKAFDEQNVRGALRSIVVGILIVEDLIGILLMAMLTAVSSGSGLSASELAMTVGKLAAFLVGLVVIGLLVVPRVIRSITKLQRPETTLVSSIGICFAIALLAQAFGYSVALGAFLAGSLVAESGEGKDIEHLVQPVRDLFGAVFFVSVGMLIDPALIREHWMAIVVLTLVVVFGKIISVTLGAFFTGNGTRTSVQAGLSLSQIGEFSFIIAGLGLTLKATGTFLYPVAVAVSAITTLTTPWLIRASGPLANWVDRKLPAPLQTFASLYGSWVENLRTSPRQKTVGANVRRMAMMLLLDAALLTIIVIGTSVMLPQVTAYIDSRIEWDVTFTPMIVIGLAVVLALPFCVGIIRVARRLGVVLAEGALPAVPGGKVDLAAAPRRMLVVALQLASVFMVGAPVVAITQPFLPGFPGAVLLLISLGVLGFTFWRSATHLQGHMRAGAQVIVEALAAQSHGKGGDEEAAPDVLHGVRKLLPGLGEPESVALGASSAAVGRTLAELNLRGMTGATVLAIRRGSEGVLVPSAQEVLRAGDILALAGTHEAIDAAKGVLSGSPEATADAAPV; encoded by the coding sequence ATGCACGACGCCCACGCCTTCCTCCAAGCCCTCGCCACCGTCCTCTGTGTCGCGGCGGTCACCACGGTCCTCTTCCAGCGCCTGCGCCAGCCGGTGGTGCTGGGGTACATCCTCGCGGGCTTCATCATCGGGCCGCACGTGCCCATCCCGCTGGTGGCGGACCCCAACATCGTGACGACGCTGTCGGAGCTGGGCGTCATCCTGCTGATGTTCTCCCTGGGGCTGGAGTTCAGCCTGCGCCGGCTCTTCCAGGTCGGCCCCACCGCGGGGCTCACCGCCGTCATCCAGTGCAGCGTGATGGTGTGGCTGGGCTTCATCGTGGGCCGCGCCTTTGGCTGGACGATGCTGGAGAGCCTGTTCACCGGCTGCTGCATCGCCATCTCCAGCACCACCATCATCGCCAAGGCGTTCGACGAGCAGAACGTCCGGGGCGCGCTGCGCAGCATCGTGGTGGGTATCCTCATCGTGGAGGACCTCATCGGCATCCTCTTGATGGCCATGCTCACCGCGGTCTCCAGCGGCAGCGGACTGTCGGCGAGCGAGCTGGCGATGACCGTGGGCAAGCTGGCCGCGTTCCTGGTGGGCCTGGTCGTCATCGGCCTGCTGGTGGTGCCGCGGGTCATCCGCTCCATCACGAAGCTCCAGCGGCCGGAGACGACGCTGGTGAGCAGCATCGGCATCTGCTTCGCCATCGCGCTGCTGGCGCAGGCGTTCGGCTATTCGGTGGCGCTGGGCGCGTTCCTCGCGGGCTCGCTGGTGGCGGAGTCCGGCGAGGGCAAGGACATCGAACACCTGGTGCAGCCGGTGCGCGACCTGTTCGGTGCGGTGTTCTTCGTGTCGGTGGGCATGCTCATTGATCCGGCGCTCATCCGCGAGCACTGGATGGCCATCGTGGTGCTCACGCTGGTGGTCGTCTTCGGGAAGATCATCAGCGTCACGCTGGGCGCCTTCTTCACCGGCAACGGCACGCGCACGTCCGTGCAGGCGGGCCTGAGCCTGTCCCAGATTGGTGAGTTCTCCTTCATCATCGCGGGCCTGGGCCTGACGCTGAAGGCCACGGGCACGTTCCTGTACCCGGTGGCGGTGGCCGTGTCCGCCATCACCACGCTGACGACGCCGTGGCTCATCCGCGCGTCCGGGCCGCTCGCCAACTGGGTGGACCGCAAGCTGCCCGCGCCGCTGCAGACGTTCGCGTCGCTCTACGGCAGCTGGGTGGAGAACCTGCGCACGTCGCCGCGCCAGAAGACGGTGGGCGCGAACGTGCGGCGCATGGCGATGATGCTGCTGCTGGACGCGGCGCTGCTCACCATCATCGTCATCGGCACGTCGGTGATGCTGCCCCAGGTGACGGCGTACATCGACTCGCGCATCGAGTGGGACGTGACCTTCACGCCGATGATCGTCATCGGTCTGGCGGTCGTGCTGGCCCTGCCCTTCTGCGTGGGCATCATCCGCGTGGCGCGCCGGCTGGGCGTCGTCCTGGCGGAAGGGGCGCTGCCGGCGGTGCCCGGCGGCAAGGTGGACCTGGCGGCGGCGCCGCGCCGGATGCTGGTGGTGGCGCTGCAACTGGCCAGCGTCTTCATGGTGGGCGCGCCGGTGGTGGCCATCACCCAGCCGTTCCTGCCGGGCTTCCCGGGCGCGGTGCTGCTGCTCATCTCCCTGGGCGTGCTGGGGTTCACCTTCTGGCGGAGCGCCACGCACCTGCAGGGCCACATGCGCGCCGGAGCGCAGGTCATCGTGGAGGCGCTGGCGGCCCAGTCCCATGGGAAGGGCGGCGATGAGGAGGCGGCCCCGGACGTGCTGCACGGGGTGCGGAAGCTGCTGCCGGGCCTGGGTGAGCCGGAGTCGGTTGCGCTCGGCGCGTCCAGCGCCGCGGTGGGCCGAACGCTGGCGGAGCTCAACCTGCGCGGCATGACGGGGGCCACGGTGCTGGCCATCCGCCGGGGCTCGGAGGGCGTACTGGTGCCGTCCGCGCAGGAGGTGCTGCGCGCGGGTGACATCCTCGCGCTCGCGGGGACGCACGAAGCCATCGACGCGGCGAAGGGCGTGCTCAGCGGGAGCCCTGAAGCCACGGCGGATGCCGCGCCGGTGTGA
- a CDS encoding energy transducer TonB, translating into MRTILNFDDGLGLGPAAPEDSGVRGNRVRAPVGLFQSADATADGAWGRWGGAVMAATAAHVVALVVGLTVAGREPPVRVKPPEPELVLMAYAPPPPPLGGGMQARQARTEPVRPLARKPRPVKKELMIPAKPPEPVKEEAAPAPVEEAPARDVAPAVADAPAGPGVPQGVVGGVEGGTVGGLAGGRVGGLGAAPAIYSPREVMKLPVLLDGKPDYPRRAREDGITGVVMVYVVIGADGRVEPAYTRIQRSVPGLDEAAMESVSRWRFSPALGHDGRPVRVKVVIPVKFALK; encoded by the coding sequence ATGAGAACCATTCTCAACTTCGACGACGGGCTGGGGCTGGGCCCGGCGGCACCGGAAGACTCGGGCGTCCGCGGCAACAGGGTGAGGGCCCCGGTGGGGCTCTTCCAGTCGGCGGATGCGACGGCGGATGGGGCGTGGGGCAGGTGGGGTGGGGCGGTGATGGCCGCGACCGCGGCGCACGTGGTGGCGCTGGTGGTGGGGCTGACGGTGGCGGGCCGCGAGCCCCCCGTCCGGGTGAAGCCCCCGGAGCCGGAGCTGGTGCTGATGGCGTACGCGCCGCCTCCGCCGCCGCTGGGTGGGGGGATGCAGGCGCGGCAGGCCCGCACGGAGCCGGTGAGGCCCCTGGCCCGCAAGCCCCGTCCGGTGAAGAAGGAGCTGATGATCCCTGCGAAGCCGCCGGAGCCGGTGAAGGAGGAGGCCGCCCCGGCGCCCGTGGAGGAGGCCCCTGCGCGGGACGTGGCCCCGGCGGTGGCGGACGCTCCGGCCGGTCCCGGGGTGCCCCAGGGGGTGGTGGGCGGCGTGGAGGGTGGGACGGTGGGCGGGCTCGCGGGAGGCCGCGTGGGTGGGCTGGGCGCGGCGCCGGCCATCTATTCGCCCCGCGAGGTGATGAAGCTGCCGGTGCTGCTCGACGGCAAGCCGGACTACCCGCGCCGGGCCCGGGAGGACGGCATCACGGGCGTGGTGATGGTGTACGTGGTGATTGGCGCGGACGGGCGCGTGGAGCCGGCCTACACGCGCATCCAGCGCTCCGTGCCCGGTCTGGACGAAGCCGCCATGGAATCCGTATCGCGCTGGCGCTTCTCGCCGGCCCTGGGACACGACGGGCGCCCGGTGCGCGTCAAGGTCGTGATCCCGGTGAAGTTCGCATTGAAGTGA
- a CDS encoding PepSY-associated TM helix domain-containing protein, which translates to MKPGLLRSVLFWIHLASGLIVGLVVGVMSFTGVALAFEPQLIDWADRDARHAAPPPPGTPRLSVEAMLAKVKEARPGAQPTAVTLFPEPDSVVAVATGRNSAVYVHPFTGEVREQGAKGLRAFFHTMEDAHRWLAVSGEQRAIGKAVTGVSNLAFFFLGLTGLFLWWPRKWTLRSMRPTLWFRGGLKGKARDFNWHNVIGFWSLPVLLVLTASGAVISYKWASNLVFTLTGNPAPNAQGPSVSPPVSVPTPAPGARPQEMDALFAVAMKQAKPWETITLRLPTPPKDNAAPGSGQGEGGPRGEGRPKGEGAPRAEGGPKGEGGPRAEGAPKGEGGPRAEGAPKGGAAGEGRPGGPGGAGRGGPQASTFTVREQDRWPLFSTVQVSLDPFTGQALRTETYADFNSGRKVRTWLRFLHTGEALGWLGQLVAGLASLGAVFLVYTGYSLSWRRFFPRRRTQTEAPEVATPASTESKTNAA; encoded by the coding sequence ATGAAGCCTGGCCTCCTCCGTTCCGTCCTCTTCTGGATCCACCTGGCGTCCGGCCTCATCGTCGGACTCGTCGTCGGCGTGATGTCCTTCACGGGCGTGGCGCTCGCGTTCGAGCCGCAGCTCATCGACTGGGCGGACCGCGACGCCCGCCACGCGGCGCCGCCTCCGCCTGGAACGCCCCGGCTGTCCGTGGAGGCGATGCTCGCGAAGGTGAAGGAGGCACGGCCGGGCGCGCAGCCCACCGCCGTGACGTTGTTCCCGGAGCCGGACAGCGTGGTGGCCGTGGCCACCGGACGCAACAGCGCCGTGTATGTGCACCCCTTCACCGGCGAGGTGCGCGAGCAGGGCGCCAAGGGGCTGCGCGCGTTCTTCCACACGATGGAGGACGCGCACCGCTGGCTCGCGGTCTCCGGCGAGCAACGCGCCATCGGCAAGGCCGTCACGGGCGTGAGCAACCTGGCCTTCTTCTTCCTGGGCCTGACGGGCCTGTTCCTGTGGTGGCCGCGCAAGTGGACGCTGCGCTCCATGCGGCCGACGCTGTGGTTCCGCGGCGGGCTCAAGGGCAAGGCGCGCGACTTCAACTGGCACAACGTCATCGGCTTCTGGTCGCTGCCGGTGCTGCTGGTGCTGACGGCGTCCGGCGCGGTCATCTCCTACAAGTGGGCCTCGAACCTGGTCTTCACGCTCACCGGCAACCCGGCGCCCAACGCGCAGGGGCCCAGCGTGTCCCCGCCCGTGTCCGTGCCCACCCCGGCGCCCGGCGCGCGGCCCCAGGAGATGGATGCGCTGTTCGCGGTGGCCATGAAGCAGGCGAAGCCGTGGGAGACCATCACCCTGCGGCTGCCCACGCCGCCCAAGGACAACGCTGCCCCGGGCTCGGGCCAGGGGGAGGGCGGGCCGCGAGGCGAAGGCCGCCCCAAGGGCGAGGGTGCTCCGCGTGCCGAGGGTGGTCCGAAGGGCGAGGGGGGGCCTCGCGCCGAGGGTGCTCCGAAGGGCGAGGGTGGTCCGCGTGCCGAGGGCGCTCCGAAGGGCGGCGCCGCTGGCGAGGGCCGTCCAGGCGGGCCTGGTGGTGCGGGGCGCGGCGGACCGCAGGCGAGCACCTTCACGGTGCGCGAGCAGGACCGGTGGCCGCTGTTCTCGACGGTCCAGGTGTCGCTGGATCCATTCACGGGGCAGGCGCTGCGCACGGAGACGTACGCGGACTTCAACAGCGGCCGGAAGGTGCGCACCTGGCTGCGCTTCCTGCACACCGGCGAGGCGCTGGGCTGGCTGGGGCAGCTCGTCGCGGGGCTCGCGTCGCTTGGCGCGGTCTTCCTCGTCTACACCGGCTATTCGCTGTCCTGGCGCCGGTTCTTCCCGCGTCGCCGGACCCAGACGGAGGCGCCCGAAGTCGCGACGCCCGCATCGACGGAATCCAAGACAAACGCGGCCTGA
- a CDS encoding TonB-dependent receptor translates to MRGALWPWGQAVGLASALAAGGAVAQETPVAAEPAQEARPVEGATPSSPEAPVAAPVAAPATPAPATDAPVTGTAQTGAGADDVFVLPEVEVQGEASKYNATEPSLARLPRPLVDTPQTITVVPERVIQEQQATTLRDALRNVSGITVTAGEGGRQGDSFSLRGFSAQTDTLRDGVRDLGWFTRDTFNLEGVEVYFGPSSVLFGRGSTGGAINLVTKKARKGSFQNLRLSGGTAPSGRVEADVNHEVSDRLQLRVSATGQLAGVAGRDVVTENRAGIAPSARLQVSDKVSLEVDYFYQHENSVPDYGQPYFNGYPVSVTLDVPRENFYGVKDSDVERVNVHIGTARVLADLGHGLKLTNTLRYGGVDRFARPTAPRGLTPAGEPTTIGRQRFQTNNDNTYLANQTDLRGVFTTGFLKHTANVGLDLSREQRSQDRNNLNAVGLPTGNNLPADLYDPDPNPDLSAVSRVFASSNESRQVNLGVYASDQIQIGQYVELLGTLRYDRLNSDYSATNAAGETTPFEQDNGLFNWRAGVVLHPAANTSVYGMYGTSSNPSAELATLSNDTVSLDPEKNETFEIGAKSDVIAERLSLNAAVFRTNKKNARVPNSDPEGPAQILEGKQRVQGYNIGVAGSPVRRWNVFANYTFLDASIQEHTNDFLEGQRLVNTPKRSFSLWTTYAILDNLSVGGGAVYQDVVPVNNPATAAAQLVKVPNYWRFDAFASYSFQKVDLQLNVYNLTDKLYYDAYYGGQAVPAEARSAVLTANVRF, encoded by the coding sequence GTGCGCGGCGCGCTCTGGCCCTGGGGGCAGGCGGTAGGCCTGGCGTCAGCGCTCGCCGCCGGTGGCGCGGTGGCCCAGGAGACCCCGGTGGCCGCCGAGCCCGCGCAGGAGGCCCGTCCGGTGGAGGGCGCGACGCCGTCCTCGCCCGAAGCTCCGGTGGCCGCCCCGGTGGCCGCTCCAGCGACCCCGGCCCCGGCGACGGACGCCCCTGTGACGGGCACGGCCCAGACGGGCGCGGGCGCGGACGACGTCTTCGTGCTGCCCGAGGTGGAGGTGCAGGGCGAGGCGTCGAAGTACAACGCGACGGAGCCCAGCCTCGCGCGCCTGCCCCGGCCGCTGGTGGACACGCCGCAGACCATCACGGTGGTGCCGGAGCGGGTCATCCAGGAGCAGCAGGCGACGACGCTGCGCGACGCCCTCCGCAACGTGTCCGGCATCACGGTGACGGCGGGCGAGGGTGGCCGGCAGGGTGACTCGTTCTCGCTGCGCGGCTTCTCCGCCCAGACGGACACGCTGCGCGACGGCGTGCGCGACCTGGGCTGGTTCACCCGCGACACGTTCAACCTGGAGGGCGTGGAGGTCTACTTCGGCCCGTCGTCGGTGCTCTTCGGCCGTGGCTCCACGGGCGGCGCCATCAACCTGGTGACGAAGAAGGCGCGCAAGGGCTCGTTCCAGAACCTGCGTCTGTCCGGCGGCACCGCGCCGTCCGGCCGCGTGGAGGCGGACGTCAACCACGAGGTCTCTGACCGGCTCCAGCTGCGCGTGAGCGCGACGGGGCAGCTGGCGGGCGTGGCGGGCCGCGACGTCGTGACGGAGAACCGGGCGGGCATCGCGCCGTCCGCGCGCCTCCAGGTGTCCGACAAGGTGTCGCTGGAGGTGGACTACTTCTACCAGCACGAGAACAGCGTGCCGGACTACGGCCAGCCGTACTTCAACGGCTACCCGGTGTCCGTCACCCTGGATGTGCCCCGGGAGAACTTCTACGGCGTGAAGGACTCCGACGTGGAGCGCGTGAACGTGCACATCGGCACGGCGCGCGTGCTGGCCGACCTGGGCCATGGCCTGAAGCTCACCAACACCCTGCGCTACGGCGGCGTGGACCGCTTCGCCCGGCCCACCGCGCCGCGCGGCCTGACGCCCGCGGGCGAGCCGACGACCATCGGGCGGCAGCGCTTCCAGACGAACAACGACAACACGTACCTGGCCAACCAGACCGACCTGCGCGGCGTGTTCACCACCGGCTTCCTCAAGCACACCGCCAACGTGGGCCTGGACCTGTCGCGCGAGCAGCGCAGCCAGGACCGCAACAACCTCAACGCGGTGGGCCTGCCCACGGGCAACAACCTGCCCGCGGACCTGTACGACCCGGACCCCAATCCGGACCTGTCCGCCGTCAGCCGCGTCTTCGCGTCGTCCAACGAGAGCCGGCAGGTGAACCTGGGCGTGTACGCGTCCGACCAGATTCAGATTGGCCAGTACGTGGAGCTGCTGGGCACCCTTCGCTACGATCGCCTCAACAGCGACTATTCGGCCACCAACGCCGCGGGTGAGACGACGCCGTTCGAGCAGGACAACGGCCTGTTCAACTGGCGCGCGGGCGTGGTGCTGCACCCGGCGGCGAACACCAGCGTCTACGGCATGTACGGCACGTCCTCCAACCCGAGCGCGGAGCTGGCCACGCTGTCCAACGACACCGTCAGCCTGGACCCGGAGAAGAACGAGACGTTCGAGATCGGCGCCAAGTCCGACGTCATCGCCGAGCGCCTGAGCCTGAACGCGGCCGTCTTCCGCACGAACAAGAAGAACGCCCGCGTGCCCAACAGCGATCCGGAGGGGCCCGCGCAGATCCTGGAAGGCAAGCAGCGGGTGCAGGGCTACAACATCGGCGTCGCGGGTTCGCCCGTGCGCCGCTGGAACGTGTTCGCCAACTACACGTTCCTGGACGCGAGCATCCAGGAGCACACCAACGACTTCCTGGAGGGCCAGCGCCTGGTGAACACGCCCAAGCGCAGCTTCTCGCTGTGGACGACGTACGCCATCCTGGACAACCTCTCCGTGGGCGGCGGCGCCGTGTACCAGGACGTCGTTCCGGTGAACAACCCGGCCACCGCCGCAGCGCAGCTCGTCAAGGTGCCCAACTACTGGCGCTTCGACGCGTTCGCCAGCTACTCGTTCCAGAAGGTGGACCTGCAGTTGAACGTCTACAACCTCACCGACAAGCTCTACTACGACGCGTACTACGGCGGTCAGGCCGTGCCGGCGGAAGCCCGCTCGGCGGTGCTGACGGCGAACGTGCGGTTCTAG
- a CDS encoding Fe2+-dependent dioxygenase: MMVHIPQVLTPEQVAHCRAVFQKAAWEDGRATAGSQSAQVKKNLQLPEGSPAARELGDLVLAGLEKSPLFISAVLPQRVFPPLFNRYESGMDFGSHVDNAIRPLLGTSLRIRTDVSATLFLSEPDSYDGGELVVEDTYGNHSAKLPAGDLIIYPSTSLHHVTPVTRGVRLASFFWVQSMVRDASQRALLFDMDTSIMQLTREVPKSPALVMLTGVYHNLLRQWAEP, from the coding sequence ATGATGGTGCACATCCCGCAGGTCCTCACGCCCGAGCAGGTCGCCCACTGCCGCGCCGTCTTCCAGAAGGCGGCGTGGGAGGACGGCCGCGCCACCGCCGGCAGCCAGTCCGCGCAGGTGAAGAAGAACCTCCAGCTCCCCGAAGGGAGCCCCGCCGCGCGGGAGCTGGGGGACCTGGTGCTGGCCGGCCTGGAGAAGAGCCCGCTGTTCATCTCCGCCGTGCTGCCCCAGCGCGTCTTCCCGCCGCTGTTCAACCGCTACGAGTCGGGGATGGACTTCGGCTCGCACGTGGACAACGCCATCCGGCCGCTCCTGGGCACGTCGCTGCGCATCCGCACGGACGTGTCCGCGACGCTGTTCCTGAGCGAGCCGGACAGCTACGACGGCGGGGAGCTGGTGGTGGAGGACACCTATGGCAACCACTCCGCGAAGCTGCCGGCCGGGGACCTCATCATCTACCCGTCCACCAGCCTGCACCACGTCACGCCGGTGACGCGCGGCGTGCGGCTGGCGTCGTTCTTCTGGGTGCAGAGCATGGTGCGGGATGCGTCCCAGCGCGCCCTGCTCTTCGACATGGACACGTCCATCATGCAGCTGACGCGCGAGGTGCCGAAGAGCCCCGCGCTCGTGATGCTGACGGGCGTGTACCACAACCTCCTGCGCCAGTGGGCGGAGCCCTGA
- a CDS encoding universal stress protein has product MAGPSRILVPVDLKDGSRSVVEYALQLARPFGAAVDVIHAWEPPQYVAPDLLVASPGWDTQSLETMARDTAGKELSALLGSLSGSAPVALSHRVVIGEAANVVLEEAERGKYDLVVMGTHQRKGLTRMLLGSVAQKVVGRAACPVLTLHVTPEEP; this is encoded by the coding sequence ATGGCTGGCCCTTCACGCATCCTGGTACCGGTGGACCTGAAGGATGGCTCCCGCTCCGTCGTGGAGTACGCGCTGCAACTGGCGCGGCCCTTCGGGGCGGCGGTGGACGTCATCCACGCATGGGAGCCGCCGCAGTACGTGGCGCCCGATCTGCTGGTGGCCTCGCCGGGCTGGGACACCCAGTCCCTGGAGACGATGGCGCGCGACACCGCGGGCAAGGAGCTGTCCGCGCTCCTGGGCTCGCTGAGCGGCAGCGCGCCCGTGGCCCTGTCCCACCGCGTGGTGATTGGCGAGGCGGCCAACGTGGTGCTGGAGGAGGCCGAGCGCGGCAAGTACGACTTGGTCGTCATGGGCACCCACCAGCGCAAGGGCCTCACCCGCATGCTGCTGGGCAGCGTGGCGCAGAAGGTGGTGGGCCGCGCGGCGTGCCCGGTGCTCACGCTGCACGTCACCCCGGAAGAGCCCTGA
- a CDS encoding SDR family NAD(P)-dependent oxidoreductase, with protein MRPPIDHGTVLIIGAAGGLGRELARLLSPRVRTLVLVARDVEALKELREELRLRNPTLGVMLRACRLDDPRAVDELFSHLERHFVRVDVLINNADHSTSGMYADEQWKRIEELVHANVLAPAMLTHRLLGPMLERGRGGILTIGSGAARLFLPGAVTFAATQRFLDGFSESLRLEVKDAGIPVTFVAAGPLALEPALEGEVTPFFELSLRQCAREALAGFERGEALVYPGLGHRWMMRLLRLLPRSFKRGLGRLALGGLRRRLLLSPSGPGTQAPPRPVLLAQGEPSSAT; from the coding sequence ATGCGCCCTCCCATCGACCACGGTACCGTGCTCATCATTGGCGCCGCTGGCGGCCTTGGCCGCGAGCTTGCCCGCCTGCTCTCCCCCCGCGTCAGGACCCTGGTGCTGGTCGCGCGCGACGTGGAGGCGCTGAAGGAGCTGCGCGAGGAGCTGCGCCTGCGCAACCCCACCCTGGGGGTGATGCTGCGCGCCTGCCGGCTGGATGATCCCCGCGCGGTGGACGAGCTGTTCTCGCACCTGGAGCGCCACTTCGTGCGCGTGGACGTGCTCATCAACAACGCGGACCACTCCACCAGCGGGATGTACGCCGACGAACAATGGAAGCGCATCGAGGAGCTGGTGCACGCGAACGTGCTCGCCCCCGCGATGCTCACCCACCGGCTGCTGGGCCCCATGCTGGAGCGGGGCAGGGGGGGCATCCTCACCATCGGCTCGGGCGCGGCGCGCCTCTTCCTGCCCGGCGCGGTGACGTTCGCCGCCACGCAGCGCTTCCTGGATGGCTTCAGCGAATCGCTGCGCCTGGAGGTGAAGGACGCGGGCATCCCCGTCACCTTCGTGGCCGCGGGCCCGCTGGCGCTGGAGCCCGCGCTGGAGGGAGAGGTGACCCCCTTCTTCGAGCTGTCCCTGCGCCAGTGCGCCCGCGAGGCCCTGGCGGGCTTCGAGCGGGGCGAGGCCCTGGTCTACCCGGGCCTGGGCCACCGGTGGATGATGCGCCTGTTGCGCCTGCTGCCGCGCTCGTTCAAGCGGGGCCTGGGGCGCCTGGCCCTGGGCGGGCTGCGCCGCAGGCTGCTGCTGTCGCCCTCCGGGCCCGGAACGCAAGCACCCCCCAGGCCGGTGCTGCTGGCCCAGGGGGAGCCTTCCTCCGCGACGTGA
- a CDS encoding trypsin-like serine peptidase, translating to MLVMGLSACGPLEPQDLPDAEPNGPLASQESNVIVGTLNWVSATSLTGTQRTKSRAVGYISIPAVGSRCTAWLVSNDVVITNNHCIGSASEAVGARVSFNYEDGVASGSRIWYPCATLIKTWSGDDMTALRCSAVNGQLPGQVYGFLTVATANAATNSAVYVVNQNCDYYTTSGCTPTKKSSPGTVLNGNYSTTDISYNADTLGGSSGSPVLSTSTNQVVALHHIGVGGNSQGRGTANTGVKATRVKARLAEIGL from the coding sequence ATGCTGGTGATGGGCCTGTCGGCGTGTGGTCCCCTGGAGCCGCAGGACCTGCCGGACGCGGAGCCGAACGGTCCGCTGGCGTCGCAGGAGTCCAACGTCATCGTGGGCACGCTGAACTGGGTGAGCGCCACGTCCCTCACGGGCACGCAGCGCACGAAGTCCAGGGCGGTGGGCTACATCTCCATCCCCGCGGTGGGCAGCCGCTGCACGGCGTGGCTCGTCTCCAACGACGTGGTCATCACCAACAATCACTGCATCGGCAGCGCGTCGGAGGCCGTGGGCGCCCGCGTGTCGTTCAACTACGAGGACGGCGTCGCGTCCGGATCGCGCATCTGGTACCCCTGCGCCACGCTCATCAAGACGTGGAGCGGCGATGACATGACGGCGCTGCGCTGCTCGGCCGTCAACGGCCAGCTGCCCGGCCAGGTGTACGGCTTCCTCACCGTCGCCACCGCCAACGCGGCGACGAACAGCGCCGTGTACGTGGTCAACCAGAACTGCGACTACTACACGACCAGCGGCTGCACGCCGACGAAGAAGTCCTCGCCCGGCACCGTGCTGAACGGCAACTACAGCACCACGGACATCTCCTACAACGCGGACACGCTGGGCGGCTCGTCCGGCTCGCCCGTCCTCTCCACGTCGACCAACCAGGTGGTGGCGCTGCACCACATCGGCGTCGGCGGCAACTCGCAGGGCCGCGGCACGGCCAACACGGGCGTGAAGGCCACGCGCGTGAAGGCCCGCCTCGCGGAGATCGGGCTGTAG